In a single window of the Rhinolophus ferrumequinum isolate MPI-CBG mRhiFer1 chromosome 21, mRhiFer1_v1.p, whole genome shotgun sequence genome:
- the LOC117012875 gene encoding protein SCO1 homolog, mitochondrial translates to MAGLLLSGGRIMGLPGGQLWPLLPRGLGVWGQAQGTGTARVLLRQLCARREKWRASGFVCSCLGSRPLSTAMPPPPGTSGPESKGRGDPTRPSQPGPVSWKSLAVTFAIGGALLAGMKYFKKEKTEKLEKERQRSIGKPLLGGPFSLITHTGEPKTDKDYLGQWVLIYFGFTHCPDICPEELEKMIHVVDEIDSIPTLPNLTPLFITIDPERDTKEAIANYVKEFSPKLVGLTGRKEEIDQVARAYRVYYSPGPKDEDEDYIVDHTIIMYLIGPDGEFLDYFGQNKKNAEIAGSIAAHMRAHRKKR, encoded by the exons ATGGCGGGTCTGTTACTAAGTGGGGGCCGGATCATGGGGCTTCCGGGTGGTCAACTTTGGCCTCTCCTACCTCGCGGTCTCGGCGTTTGGGGTCAGGCACAGGGGACTGGGACCGCGAGGGTCTTGTTGAGGCAACTCTGCGCACGACGAGAGAAGTGGCGGGCCTCGGGGTTCGTCTGCAGCTGCCTGGGAAGCCGGCCCCTCAGCACTGCGATGCCGCCACCCCCGGGGACGTCAGGACCCGAATCGAAGGGCCGCGGGGACCCCACGCGCCCCTCGCAGCCCGGG CCTGTTTCCTGGAAGTCTTTAGCAGTCACATTTGCTATTGGAGGAGCTTTATTGGCTGGAATGAAGtacttcaagaaagaaaagacagaga AGCTGGAGAAGGAACGGCAGCGAAGCATTGGAAAACCTTTACTTGGGGGGCCGTTTTCCCTCATAACTCATACTGGAGAACCCAAAACTGATAAAGACTACCTGGGTCAGTGGGTATTGATTTATTTTGGTTTCACTCATTGTCCCGATATCTGTCcagaagaactagaaaaaatgaTTCACGTCGTGGATGAAATAG ATAGTATTCCAACTCTGCCAAATTTAACTCCTCTTTTCATCACTATTGACCCAGAGAGGGACACAAAAGAAGCCATTGCAAATTATGTGAAAG AATTTTCTCCCAAACTGGTTGGCTTGACGGGCAGAAAAGAAGAGATTGATCAAGTGGCCAGAGCTTACCGAGTGTATTACAGCCCTGGCCCCAAGGATGAAGATGAGGATTACATA GTGGATCATACAATAATAATGTACTTGATTGGGCCAGATGGTGAGTTTCTTGATTATTTTGGCCAGAACAAGAAGAATGCAGAAATAGCTGGTTCAATTGCTGCACACATGAGGGCACACAGGAAAAAGAGGTAG